AAACCGGGCGTCAACAGACAATGGTTCCATGTGCAGCGCTAGCAAACACGGCCGTGCCATGACCCGGTTACCATCTTCCTGCGTCACCCATAACTCGTCCGGACGAATCGCAATCGTTAATTTCTGGCCTCCACCAGCGCCACGAAAAGGTACCCAGTACAGTTTTGGCAGCTCTTGGTCGGATTTCAGGGTGGTAATCGCAGCGAGAAGATCGGTCCCTTGTCGACACAGACGCTTCATCGAATCGGGAACCAGTTCCTGAAAGACCACAGCATCCACGAGACAGACAGGGTAATTCGACAACGGATCGTGCAGTTGATTGCCAGTGTCCATCAGACCCGTGCAGGACACCTCGCGGTCATCCAGCCGTGCGGTCACTTGGAACAGGCTTTGTGCGCGGTGCCTAAGACCTCTTGCACGCCCAATCGCAGAATTCAGGACCCAGATGGAGAGCGGAACTGCAGCGACGATACCGAGGCCACTGACGGATGTCTCAAAAGCAATGCGCCCACCAGAGATGATAGTTCCCTGCGCAAGGCTCATGCCAGGTGCTGCAAAGTGAAGCGCGAGCACAGCACCCGCCATCACGAATGTGACGCAATAGAGGACAATGACGTTCTTGGCAATATCGAGCAAACCTCGAAATGGAACGGCGATAATGACCATGAGCAGGGACGCCAACGCTTTCCCCAACCAAGTGGTGAAAATCTGCAAGTGTGGAACGAAGAGAAGCAAGGCGTATGCGGCCCCGAAGACGGCTCCTGCCAAGACGCGCCCTGGGCGAATAGGGCGCTTGACAATCATGCAGGTAGCAATGACGATTACACCGTCCATCACCAGGTTGACCAAGAAAACCACGTCTGCATATATGACAGGCACGGCATCACCTCAAGCTGCGATGGTCACAGTATAGTACATCTCTATTTCAAACCCTGTCGGAACTTGACAAAGAATCAGTAGAAGTTTTGTTGATTCCTGAAAACTCGCGGTTGGAAATGGAAAACGAGAGGAAAACGAGACGCGTGAGGCAAATCGGAAGAGGGACCAAAACACTCCGAAAATAAATTGGCCCGCCAAGGATAAGTCCTTGACGAGCCAATGAAAGGCAAAAATGAGTCGGTTTCTGACAAGAGCAAAGAGTCGTGTGTTGTGTATCGTCTGTTACTTATCCCGCGATAGTCTTCCATCGCGGCGTCTCATAAACGCAGGGACATCCCAAGCATTTCCTGATTGCGGCTGGAAGTCTTCAATCAGGGGAGCTTTTGACTTCGGACTGGCTGTCGTTGCCGCCGCTTGATTCATGGACGGCTGGTGCGCCTTGCCTTGGTTCTCAAATCCCGTAGCAATCACAGTAACGACAATCTCATCTCCGAGTTCTGGGTTGATGTGTGCACCGAAAATCATGTTTACGTCCGGGTCTGCAGCTGTAGACACGATATCAGCAGCCTCGTTGACTTCCCACAAGCTGAGGTCCGAACCACCGGCAATGTGCATCAACACGCCCATCGCCCCATCAATCGACGTTTCAAGCAGTGGGCTGCTAATGGCGTTTTTGGCTGCATCCGTGGCGCGATTTTCACCGCTGCCGACACCAATTCCCATCAGAGCCGAGCCACGCTCGGCCATAATCGCCTTGACGTCTGCAAAGTCGACATTAATGAGTCCTGGAACAGCAATAAGGTCAGAAATACCAGATACACCTTGCCGCAACACGTTGTCGGCTTCCCGGAAAGCCTCAAGCATCGGCGTGTTGCGATCGACAATTTCAAGCAAACGGTCATTTGGAATCACAATCAGTGTGTCAACCTTCTCCTTGAGGTTGTTCACACCGCCTTCTGCCTGACTCATCCGACGCTTCTGTTCAAACCGAAACGGTTTTGTCACCACGCCAACTGTGAGTGCCCCAATCTCCTTGGCAATTTCTGCAATAATCGGCGCTGCTCCTGTTCCCGTGCCGCCGCCCATACCGGCAGTAACAAACACGAGGTCTGCACCCGTCAGTGCGTTCACCAGCAGCTCGCGGCTCTCTTCGGCGGCCTTCTTCCCGATGTCTGGATTGGCTCCGGCTCCGAGTCCACGAGTCAGCTTTTCACCAATTTGCAACTTGACTGGGGCTTTCGAGAGTTGCAGCGCCTGTTGGTCAGTATTGACGACGATAAACTCGACGCCTTCTATCCCAGACTCAATCATCCGGTTCACGGCGTTGCAACCGCCGCCGCCAACGCCGATGACTTTTATTTTCGCAAGTGGTTCATAATCGACATCGAAATCAAGCATTGCTGCTCCTCCTTGACTATCCCATCCTCAGCCATTGCTGCAACTTCCGGCGCGCCTGATGGGTTTTCTAACCCCTTCACCCAAATCTAAAAGCTTTAGATGAAATCACGCAACCAATCTTTGATTCGAGAAAACATGCCGCCGCCGGTCTTGACAGGCCGTGATGCAGAGACTGTTTCCATTTGGTTGGCCCTCAACTGTGAGCGCAAAGCGTAACCGATAATTCCCACGCCATTGACGAAGGATGGGTCCCGCACCCCGAGAAACTCGGGTACTGCGACACGCACCGGCGCTTGCAGTTCTTGGCTCGCCAACTCACCGGCAGCTTGCATTGACATACAGCCGCCGTGAAGCACGTAACCACTGGGTAAATCATGGATATAACCCATCTTTTCAATCTCTTTTCGAACCAAAGAGAATATTTCCTGCATTCGCGGCTCAATGATTGATGCCAATTCCTGCTGCGTGTATTCCACGGCCTGATGATTTCCAATTCTCGGCACTTCAAATCTCTCACTCTCGGAAGCAGCATCTACTGCAGCGCATCCGTGGCGCATTTTAACTTGCTCAGCATGTGCGGTTTGGGTTCGCAGGCCAATCGCAATGTCGTGCGTCACGTAGTCCCCACCCATTGGGATAATGCTTGTCCCAACAAGAACTCCGTTTTCAAACACCGACACCGAAGTGGCACCTGCGCCAACATCCACCAGCGCAACACCGAGCTTGCGCTCATCCTGGGAGAGGGCGATAGAACTTGCAGCCATCGGCATGAGCACAAGATTTGCAACCTCGATACCCGCCTTTTCCACACAGCGAACGACATTGTGGATGGCTGTTCTGCTCCCCGTAATCAAATACGCTTCGACTTCAAGGCGCACACCAAGCATGCCGCGAGGGTCCATAATCCCGCGCAGCCCGTCCACGATGTACTCCTTGGCCACTACGTCAATGATTTCTCGTTCCGGAGGAAGCGCGATAACTCGGGCCTGTTGCAGGACACGTTCAATGTCCTCTTCGCCGATTTCGCGGTCCTGGGAGGATACGGCAACTACACCGTGACTGCTCTGCAACTGGATATGGTTGCCTGATATACCAACGTAGGCTGATGCGATGTGAATGCCGACCATCCGTTCTGCGTGGTCAACCGCTTCACGGATAGACTGAACCGTGAGATCTATATCTACGATGGAACCATGACGTATCCCTTCACCGTCGGCTGAGCCGACGCCAATCACGCTGATGGAATTTCCGGTTTGTTCACCAATGATTGCCCTAACCTTAGAAGTGCCGATGTCTAAACTGACGATGTATTCTCCTTTGGCCAAACGTGTGGCACCTCCCTACCTCCACGACAGTGCACAATATGACTTATTGCTATTTCCACAAGCTATACGACAATCCTCTTTTTCAGTGAAATTTTTTTCGACGAATTCCTCCCTGAAGATGAGAGAGTCTTCATTGTGAACAGGCAACAGGTCCCCGGCCCTTTCAGAATTGCCGTAAGAAGGGTGGGTTCTCCCGAGGCCTGAGCCCCTATTCGCGCTTCAATCTGCGTTTCCCGGCTCTGTCAAACGCGATTCGGCGGATGACTGCGATATTTTGGAACAGACGCACACCAAACGCGACAACAGCGGCCAGGTAGAGATCGACGCCGAGTTGATTCCCAATATAGGCCAACAAGGCGGCAATGAGTGTGTTGAAGAAGAAACCAGAGAGAAACACCGCAGAGTCAAAAGTCTTGTCAAGGCTGGCTCTGATGCCGCCAAACACGGTGTCAAGGGCCGCGAGAATTGCAATCGACAGATAGCTGGAGTACATCAGCGGGACTGTAACGTTGGCGACAAACCCAATCGCAACGCCGACAATCAGACCTAGTACGGGCAACCATATCAAGTTAGTGGACCTCCTTCGCGAAACTGCCCGGTAACGGCCCCCGATAGCCTGGCACGGTGACGCCCTTCCCTGTGTGCGGAGTAATAATACATTGCTCCTGCATAAGGTTGAGTTCCGGGACTGTGTTGTTCAGCGTCAGCACAGCCTGCATGCGCTGTATGTCTCCAACCGCTGTAATCACGTAGGGCTCTGTAATCGGGACTGTGTTCACTTGCAGGGTGCTGTTTCCACTGAGCCCGGACACAAGGCGAATCGACGAAGTCGTAACCAATCGTTGTCCGTTGATACTGATGGCTGTTGCGCCGTTTGCGTACAAGTCATTCACAATTAAACCAATTTCCTGATCCGATATCTGGTCAAATAAACCCGCGGTTTTCTCATCAAACGGAAGCGTTGGGTCGTAGTAAATCGCAATCGTAATTCCCGGACCGGAAACCGACGTGAGGCCAGCCTCCTTGGCGACACTTTTCGCGTCTTGTTGAAGTGCGCTCATCATACTCGTGCCATGGCCTGCTGCGGCTTGATACTCGCTGACCTGGGCTTCTGCCTTGGCAATCTGGTGCAACAGGGTTTGATGCTCTTGGTTTTGTTCCTCTATCTGTGTTCGCAAGTCGATATAACTCGAAAGTGCCGCGGTGCCGGTGGTCTGTGGACGCGATGTCAGCTGAACGGTCAGCAAAAACCCCACAACCACAGCGATGCCGGTGAAAGACCACACCAAAGCGGTTTGCTTCACGGAAGTCACCCCCTGTCCTTTACGGTGTCCCGCTTGCCATCAATGTGCCCGTATACGCAGGCATGTTGATGGTCGGAAGGATTTTCGGCTCTGAAGCGTTCACACCTCGCTGGCGTAGACTGTCGAGAATACCTCCTTGAATCGTGAGCGCTGACTGCAGAGCCTTCGCGTCGCCAATGGCGTAAATCGTAAACGGTGCACCGATTCGGTGGTCGTTAATCTTCACGACGGGCCCGGTGCAGAAAATTCCAGACGTGGCCACGACGCGGTAGCCATTGATAGAGACAGCTTCTGCACCCGCGGTAAACAATTCGTTGATGACACTCCGGATGTCCCAGTCATGTGTCAGTACTTGCTCGACATTGCCGCCCGTTGAAACGCCGTCCATCAACGTCACACTGATACCTGGGCCGGTCACAGGTGTCACTCCCGCGAGGATACGCTCGTCTTGCAGTCGCTGTTGTAATTGCTGTAAGGCAGTGTTTCCACCGGCGGATGCCTGTTCAAAACTCGAAAGTTGCCCCGTTAGCGTTGCCAGTTGCTGCTGTGCGTTCGCGTTCGACCGCTTTAGCGCGGTGAGTTCAGTCAGCATCTGCTTCTGCTCGGGGTCCGCAGACGAAAAGACACCACTTGTCCCATGCGCCAGCACCTGCTGCTTATACTGAACAGCGACCATAAAGCCGAGCACCATCGCAACGACGGATAGGGAGTAGGCTAGCTTGGTCCGTGTCCGCATGTTCACTTTCCTTTCGTGGTATTCGCGGTCGGTCGAAATGGGATGTATCGATAAGGAGGGTTCCCGCTCATGTCGATGAGTCCAGGTCCATACCCCTGACCGCTGAAGTACGTTACGACACTACCTACATTTCCAAGCGTCGAAGCCACTTGTTGCGACTCGGTTTGGACGGCGAATCCGTTGTCCAGGTACATGGTTGCATTCCCGTACTTATCAAGCACAATCTCCGAAATCTCGTTGACTTCACTTGGCGGTGTCTTTAGGAGTTCCTTGCAGACTGTGGCAAGTCCCGGCACTGCAGCGACTTTCCCGAGTTGTACCTGTCCCTGCAGGGCGGCGGTTGACTCAACTAACGGCACGTTGAACGGCGAACTTGGGGTAAGCTTTTGGTACACAGTCCCATCACTGAGCAAACTGTAGCGCTGGCCAGCTTGTGAATATACGGCGACTTCTGTCTTTTGCGTCACTGCAATCGAGACCGTCCCGGAACTGTAATTCGTATGTACAGATACCTTTTCTACCAAAGGCTCCTTCGTCATGATAAAATGCGCTACCGCGCCTTTGTTCACTTGCCACAAGCTCATTCCCTGACGTAAATTACTGTCAGTCACGACAGTGGATGCCGGCATGGAATTCCCCGAAACGACAATGTGTCGAATCCGGGTAAGCGGTGATTCCAACAGGACAACCAAACCGATAAATATAAAAAAGGCGAATACGATTCGCCGGGTCCAAACCTTGTTTTTCCGTGCATCCTTCCGGACCTGATTGGTGCGCGAAGCAGGGCTTTGCACAGGCTTGTCCCTCCTAAAACTAGAGGCAAATGAGCAGCAAACTCCTGCTCACTTGCCAAAGGCTCAATCAATTCTCGTGATGTCTGCACCAAGGTCTCGCAGCATGGTTTCCAGCTGCTGATAGCCTCTATCAATATGTTGCAGACCCTCAATTCGGGTTTTCCCCTCGGCCATTAGCCCTGCAATGACAAGTGCAGCTCCACCGCGCAAGTCGCTCGCCTCGACGAGAGCCCCCGACAGGCGCGGGACACCGCGAATGACCGCGGTTTGAATATCGACCGCAATGTCCGCTCCCATTCGCACCAACTCGTTGACATGCTTAAACCGCGCCTCAAAGACGCTTTCCCGAATTACACTTGTTCCGGAGACGGTTGTGAGCAGTGCCATGGCGGGTGCTTGTAAATCAGTAGGGAAGCCAGGGAATGGTGCTGTCCGAATATCCGCAGCAAGACGGGAGGCCCCTTGATTCACCCGAATTATATCACGCTCGACCGTGACCTGCACACCAGTTTCTTTAAGTTTTGTCATTGTTGCCCCGAGGTGAGAAGGAATAACACCCTCGAGTGTCACATCCCCGCCTGTTGCGGCAGCCGCTATCATCATCGTGCCGGCAACAATCCGGTCTGGTATGACCTGATGAGTGGTGCCGGTCAAATGATGCACACCTCGAATTCTGATGGAGTCGTCCCCTGCCCCTTCAATACTGGCGCCGCACTTTTCGAGAAATCGGGCCAAATCCACTATCTCTGGCTCACGCGCAACATTCTCGAGGACTGTGACTCCGTCTGCGAACACCGCCGCCATCATCAGGTTTTCGGTAGCGCCAACACTCGGAAAGTCGAGGCTGATGTGGTTTCCATACAGGCGATTGGCAGTGCAGCGCACATAGCCATGTGCTTCTTCGACCTTAGCTCCCAGGTCTTTCATACCCCGCAAATGGTAGTCAATTGGACGCTGACCGATGACACAGCCTCCCGGCCTCGAGACTCTCACCTCTCCAAAACGTGCGAGCAGAGGCCCCATCAGAAAAATGGAAGACCTCATTTGACGCATCAGGTCATCGGGCACGTCCGTGCTTTGAATCTGTCTCGGGTCTACCGTGATGGTATCGTCCATCCACTCGACCGTTGCACCAAGGGACTGAAGGATACGGACCATCACCCGTACGTCCTGCAGCCTCGGCACACCCTGAATGACACAGACATCCCCTGCCATCACCGTTGCGGCGAGAATTGGGAGTGCAGCGTTCTTTGCTCCATAAATCCGTGTTGTCCCATGAAGTGGACGGCCACCTGTAACTTCAAAGGCTTCCACACCCGTCACCTCCCTGAGGCGTGCGATGATATCCACAATCCTCAGTTTCAAGCGTGTATTTTGGAATTGTCTTCGACGGGTTCCTGGGCGAGGTGCATAAGCCATCACATGACAATCACATGCAGAGCAGTCACAGCTCTGTGCACGGCATCCGGTCGTTGCTTATGCGTTTTGCCCAGGTCCGTACGTCAGCATATGGTTTGACAGCCTAAAGGGTGAGTGACGTTCACTGATGAGTGCGTTGTTCCTTTGTCTGCAGAGCATCCATTAGTAAATCGTAAAGGTCTCGGACCGCATGGTCCGTCGCCATTAAGCGAGCGTTCTGCCGAAGCTCATCGCCGTGGCTTGTATCAAGCACCTGTGCCAAAGCTGCCCACAGCTTATCTGCAGTCAGTTCGTTCTCAAGAACCATCTCACACGCACTTCGCTCAAACAGTCTTCGGGCATTTTCCTCTTGGTGGTTCGCAGTGACATATGGAGATGGTACGATAACCGAAGCCAAACCAAGTGCACAGATTTCGGACAGGGTTGCCCCGCCTGCCCGCGTCAGCACAGCAGCCGCCGACGGCAGGATGCTTGGCATATCGTGCAGAAATGGAACCACTTGCACATTGTGCGGTAGGCGGGGAAGCCCTGCACAAAACTCATCGTAATGCGCACTCCCGGTAACGTACAACAGTTGCCAGTCCGGCTTGTCCGCAAACCTCGGAATGACTTCTGAAACCACGCGATTGACTGTTTCGGCGCCGCGGCTCCCCATATACCCGACAATCAGTTTTCGCCCATCTCGAATGCCGTGCACCTTCTTTGCATCGGCGATGGATTGCGCGGGTACTTCGAGCACCTCAGACCCACGCGGATTGCCCGTCAAGACCAGACGTGTGCCTTTTGGAAAAAAACGTTCTCCGCCAGGGAAACAAACCGCGACAGCCGTCGCCTTTCGCGCACATAGCTGGTTGGTCATACCCGGCCGCGCGTTCGCTTCCCAGACGACCGCGGGCACCTTTAACCGTGCGGCGGCGTAAACCACAGGCAAGGTAACATAGCCGCCTGTGCCAAGCACCACGTCAGGGCGAAAGCGCCGCACCAATCGCTTTGCTTGTCGATATCCCCTCAGCGTCAGCCATGCGGTCTTCGCGGCACGCAGACTCAGTTCCCGCCGGAGCCCGGCCGCAGGTATCGTCGCAAACGGGATTCCCGTTCTTGGTACAATATCCTTTTCCAAACCTTTTTCCGATCCGATGTACAAAACCTCCGCGTCCGGGTGTTGACGCAAAATGTAGTTCCAGACCGTCAAAGCGGGATATACGTGTCCGCCAGTCCCGCCGCCCGTAACGAGTATCCGCATTCTGTCACCTCTATCTGCCAAGTGCGCTCAGAGCGATGGGCCAGATTTGACCAAAACAAAAAACCGGAGCGGCAGCCCGAGCGATGACCGTACCGGTACAGAGCTAGACACAAGGCGACCCTCTGCTCACCTATCATAGCAGAGGGTCGCCTTGTCACGCGACAGCGTATATCGATTGCCGTGAGATGTTCAACAGAATGCCCACACCGGTGAGCATCAGCGTCAGGGACGAGCCGCCAAAGCTGATGAACGGCAAAGTGATTCCTGTGGCGGGAATCGAGCCGGTTACGACACCGACATTAATGAGTACCTGTACCGCAATCATACCCGTGATGCCCGCGCCAAGAAGTGACCCAAATTCATCCGGTGCAAACATCGCAGTTCGAAAACCGCGCCACACCAACACCGCAAAGAGGGCCAATACAGTTACGCCGCCCAGAAAGCCAAGTTCCTCACCAAGGATGGAAAACACGAAATCGGTCTGGGGCTCCGGTAAATAGAGAAATTTTTGCTGACTGTGACCAAGTCCAAGGCCGACGAGTCCGCCAGACCCTAATGCGTAGAGTGACTGAATGATTTGATATCCTTCCTTCAGCGGGTACTTCCACGGATCGATGAACGCCACAATCCGGTCCATTCGATACGGCGCAACCGCGACTAGGGCGACGAACCCAGCCATGCCAAGGGAGAACAGACCCAAAAGATGGCGCCAGCGCGCTCCTGCCGCGAACAGAAGGATAATGGTGGTGCCCATTATCACCACACTCTGTCCAAGGTCAGGTTCAAGCATAATCAACAAGACAGCTACGAGTGCCATGGACAACGGCGGCACAAACCCCCGCCAGAAGGAGTCCATCTTGTCTTTGGCATCCGCTAGATAGTGGGCAAGAAAGACTATCAGCGCGAGCTTTGCAAATTCCGACGGCTGGATTCCAAATGAGCCAAGCCCGAGCCAGGCCTGGGAGCCGCCACGGTTTTGGCCGACACCCGGAATAAGTACCAGCAGTAAGAAGGCAAACGCGGCAACCATTAATTTTGGTGCCAACGGTCTGAGCCGATGGTAGTCGTAATTGGCTGCGAGGACCATGGCGACGACGCCGAGTGCCGCCCACAAAAGTTGCCTTTTGGCGTAGAAAAACGGATCATGGAACTTTTGTTCAGAGAGTACGGAACTTGCGCTGTGGACCATCATCAAGCCGATGCCAAGCAGAAGCACCGTCACCAGGACAATGACAAAATCGAACCGGATGTGCCGGTCGAACACGCCCTAGCCACCTCCTTCGAACTACGGAACGTAAGGTATCCCTGTACCCTGTACCGGGTTAGGTTGTCCACACTGTGACCCTACAGTCTATGCACAACCTCTTTGAACATTCGTCCGCGTTCTTCGAATGATGCAAACATGTCCCAACTTGCACACGCAGGTGACAGCAACACAGCGTCTCCTTTGTTGGCGAGTTCTTTCGCTCTCGTTACAGCATCGCCGAGATTTGTCACACGGTCGATTGCGGGCACATGGCAATGTGCACATACCTGCGCCAGGTCGTCTGCAGTCTGCCCATAGAGCACAGCGGCCCTGACACGCTCACGCAGAACGTCGTGCAGAATTGTGTAATCGTCTTTGCGGTCAAGGCCTCCAGCAATCCACACAATCGGTTGCTTCAGAGAGCGCAGCGCCTGCAAAGCAGCCGTTGGGTTTGTCGATTTCGAGTCGTTGTAATAAGCAACCCCCTGCACCGTTCTTACAAATTCAAGCCGGTGTTCGACACCTTGAAAACGCTGCAGGACCTTCCGGATGGCATCTGCACGCGCCCCTAGCAACCAGGAAACTGCGATGGCTGCAAGGGCGTTCTGGAGATTGTGATGACCTGGCAGTGCCACTTCATTGACCGGGAGCAGCACAGTACGCTCGCCATTAAAATGCATCACGATGTCCCCTGACTCCACACAAACGCCCTTTGCAGATGCCGGAAGCTGTTGCGTGCTGAACCACAAGACCTGTGCGGCAACCTCATCAGCTCGTTTTTGCAGTCGTTCATCCTCGTAATTCAAAACGGCGTAATCCGCCTCGGTTTGGTTTGCAAACACCTTCCACTTGGCGTTCATGTACGATTCGAAATCGCCGTGGTAATCGAGGTGAGCAGAGTACAGATTGAGAATTGCCGCAACGTGCGGGTGGAATCTCTCTGTACCCTGTAACTGAAAACTAGACACCTCAAGCACCACTGGTCGGTCCACCTCTACCCTCGTCACCACGCCAGAGAACGCCGTGCCGATGTTTCCAGCCACGATGGGGTCGCGACCCTCGGCAGCGAGCATTTCTCCGACGAGGGTCGTCGTGGTGGTCTTTCCGTTCGAGCCGGTGATGGCTGCGAGCCGACCTTGAAAGTACCAACTGGCAATCTCAATTTCAGTGTAAATCGGGATGCCTTGTTCCATTGCAGCGACGAGAAAGGGAACCCGGTACGGGATTCCAGGGTTCTTGACGAGGAACTTCACGGGTCCGTCGAGGAGTTCGAGCGGATGGCCGCCAAACACAAACGCAGCGCCGAGGTCAGAAAGCTCCTCGACCTCGGCGTCCATTTTATCCGGATACTGTTGATCTGTGACCACGACCTCAAACCCTTGCTCCAACAGGAGCCTGGCCACAGCTCGCCCGCTTCTCGCCAAACCTAATACAATGACGCGATTAGTTGATTTGTCAAACATGCGATATCCTCCAATTTCGCTCTCTTGGGTCAGGCGAGATGCGTGCTGACCAAACCAGCCTGCACTCGGAGCGTAACTCAGAACGACAGCAGCAACAGCGCGCCGAACGCCGTCAGAAATGCTGCCAGCCAGAAGAACAGGACAACCTCCCACTCCGACCACCCTGACAACTCAAAGTGGTGATGAATAGGGCTCATTTTGAAAACACGTCGTCCAAACACCTGGAAAGAGAAGACCTGGATAATCACCGATAAAGCTTCAACTACATACACAAAGCCAAATAAAATGAGGCCAAGTTCACTGTGCGTCAAAACGCCAACCAATGCAAGTGCTCCCCCGATGGCAAGCGACCCCGTGTCACCCATAAACACTTTTGCCGGATGGCGATTGTAATATAAAAACCCAATGAGTGCGCCGACCATAGCAGCACAAAACATCGCGACATCGTATTCCGTTTGCCGATAGGCGTAAAAAGCGTATGCCGCAAACACAATCGCCGCGGTGCCACTGAGCAGCCCGTCAAGTCCGTCTGTGAGGTTGACCGCATTGGTCGACCCCAACAGAACCACCATCAGAAACAGGATATAGAATGCGCCGAGCGGAATAATCAAATGAGTAAACGGGATGAAAACTCCAAACTTTTGCCCGAGCGCTGCAAAATGCACCCTCAGCAGCAGGAACAAAATGACCGTGACAATCGCTTGCCAAAACAGTTTTTGCTTTGCCCGCAGTCCAAGATTGCGTTTCTTGACCACTTTAATAAAATCATCTGCAAAGCCGATAAGTCCGAATCCAAATGTAGCAATCAGTAGAATGACCACATCTGTACTTTGCAAGGCAAATTTTAACGTTCCAACGAGCAGTGCGATGAGAATGATGATGCCACCCATCGTTGGCGTTCCTGCTTTCGCCTGATGGTGCTTTGGACCCTCCTCGCGGATTCGTTGCCCGAACTTCAGTCGATGCAACACCGGAATCAGAATGGGTCCGAGCAGCAGCGCCACAACGAGTGATGCTCCGGCCATTAGCAGCAACGCTTGTAAATCCATGACTTCGTTTCCCCTCTCAACCCGTTGTCACCCGTTAAAACGCTCGTCGATAGCTTGTTTCGCCACTTCCCGGTCGTCGAAGTGATGCTTCGTGCGGCCAATAATTTGATACGTTTCATGGCCCTTGCCCGCAATCAACACCACGTCGCCAGGCTCTGCATGAGAAATAGCCGACGAAATTGCCTCGGCCCGCTCGAGGATGCGGTGATAACGATAAGCCGCGTCCTTTACACCCGCTTCCATATCATCAAGAATCGCTTCTGGGTCCTCCGTTCGCGGATTGTCGCTCGTCAGCACGGCGAGGTCGCTTTGCTCACAGGCTATCCGGGCCATAATCGGACGTTTCCCCTTATCACGGTCGCCTCCGCATCCGACAACGCAAATAATCTTCCCCTTGGCAAACTCGTGAATAGTCGTGAGTGCATTCTCCAAGCTGTCAGGAGTGTGCGAGTAATCCACAAGTACTGTAAATGGATGATTCCCAGGTACGCGTTCAAGTCGCCCAGGAACGCCTGCAATGCCCTTCAAGGAGGCAAGGATGTGTTCTAGCTCAATGCCTTCAACCAATGCCACAGCTACAGCAGCAAGCGCATTGTACACATTGAAGCGGCCGGTGATCCCCATCTGTAAGTGACCATCGCCTTTCCACGTATGTACTTCGCATTCCACACCATCCGGCCCAATCCGCAGGTCTACCGCCCGCACATCCGCATCATTTTCGATGCCGTATGTGACGCACTCAAAGACCGTCTGTGAGGCGAGGTACTTGCTTGCATTATCGTCAGCGTTTAGCACACCGAAACTCATGTCCCGATGATGCTCCCCGTAAGCGTTGCCGAGCCGTGAAAACAACTTGCTCTTTGCGGCGAGATAAGCGTCCATGGTGCCGTGAAAGTCGAGATGGTCCTGCGTCAGATTCGTAAACACCGCAACCTTGTACTGTACGCCCGCATTTTGCCGCCGTTCCAATGCGTGTGATGACACTTCCATGACACCGTGGGTACATCCCGCAGCAGCCATGTCGCTCAA
The Alicyclobacillus curvatus genome window above contains:
- a CDS encoding phospho-N-acetylmuramoyl-pentapeptide-transferase, whose translation is MDLQALLLMAGASLVVALLLGPILIPVLHRLKFGQRIREEGPKHHQAKAGTPTMGGIIILIALLVGTLKFALQSTDVVILLIATFGFGLIGFADDFIKVVKKRNLGLRAKQKLFWQAIVTVILFLLLRVHFAALGQKFGVFIPFTHLIIPLGAFYILFLMVVLLGSTNAVNLTDGLDGLLSGTAAIVFAAYAFYAYRQTEYDVAMFCAAMVGALIGFLYYNRHPAKVFMGDTGSLAIGGALALVGVLTHSELGLILFGFVYVVEALSVIIQVFSFQVFGRRVFKMSPIHHHFELSGWSEWEVVLFFWLAAFLTAFGALLLLSF
- a CDS encoding UDP-N-acetylmuramoyl-L-alanyl-D-glutamate--2,6-diaminopimelate ligase; this encodes MLEEGGIAVQLKSLTNALLRYRIVHEADVDIVSITSDSREVEKGSLFVALSGYTVDGHDFVEESVARGAAAVLLERPNHRVGVPQIVVPDSHLASAIVADVFYGHPSSRLRMIGVTGTNGKTTVTHLIERVLADAGKVPGVCGTLGARFQGQTVELNNTTPFPVVLHGILSDMAAAGCTHGVMEVSSHALERRQNAGVQYKVAVFTNLTQDHLDFHGTMDAYLAAKSKLFSRLGNAYGEHHRDMSFGVLNADDNASKYLASQTVFECVTYGIENDADVRAVDLRIGPDGVECEVHTWKGDGHLQMGITGRFNVYNALAAVAVALVEGIELEHILASLKGIAGVPGRLERVPGNHPFTVLVDYSHTPDSLENALTTIHEFAKGKIICVVGCGGDRDKGKRPIMARIACEQSDLAVLTSDNPRTEDPEAILDDMEAGVKDAAYRYHRILERAEAISSAISHAEPGDVVLIAGKGHETYQIIGRTKHHFDDREVAKQAIDERFNG